The Lujinxingia litoralis genome has a window encoding:
- a CDS encoding TM2 domain-containing protein, protein MTDYLPIETPHSRPPETFSHRSQVVAFTLAVFLGMFGVHRFYAGKILSGLLMFFTGGGFVLWWAIDVMTILMGRFRDAQGYRLAPPTPDGQQGRRQITNPPHHARPDQRTLAHQAPRSEEALAEEELDRLLDDPLADEFARLEREMGQDGHVEAPEERVPAHSHR, encoded by the coding sequence ATGACCGACTACCTCCCCATTGAAACGCCGCACTCTCGGCCCCCCGAGACCTTTAGCCACCGCAGCCAGGTGGTCGCCTTCACCCTGGCGGTCTTTCTGGGCATGTTTGGCGTGCACCGCTTCTACGCCGGCAAAATCCTGAGCGGCCTGCTGATGTTTTTCACCGGCGGCGGCTTCGTACTCTGGTGGGCCATCGACGTGATGACCATCCTGATGGGCCGCTTCCGCGACGCTCAGGGCTACCGCCTGGCGCCGCCCACCCCGGACGGGCAGCAGGGGCGTCGCCAGATCACAAACCCGCCGCATCACGCCCGGCCCGACCAGCGCACCCTCGCTCATCAAGCCCCCCGCAGCGAAGAAGCGCTGGCCGAAGAGGAGCTCGACCGGCTCCTCGACGACCCGTTGGCCGACGAGTTCGCGCGTCTGGAGCGCGAGATGGGCCAGGATGGCCACGTCGAAGCTCCCGAGGAGCGCGTGCCGGCCCACTCGCATCGCTGA
- the phnD gene encoding phosphate/phosphite/phosphonate ABC transporter substrate-binding protein, producing MFQVACQPFRWPLALAAALVLSTLAGCERVGDWVDGECQEGQLDRPRFCDRDGDLVADRDPTGQRWLNPETLIFAYTPVEDPAQYRDVWNGFLKHLEAETGRRVQFFPVGSNAAQIEAMRAGRLHIAGFNTGSLPLAVNCAGFKPLAMMAAADGSFGYEMELITHVDSPITSVEKLRGHTLAFTSPTSNSGFKAPSALLGSEFDLQAERDFEVAYSGRHDNSLLGVFNRDYDAAAVANVVTDRLFEQGKVPRDQIRTLYTSKTFPTTGFGVAYNLHPELEEAIRRAFFSFPWEGSVLDEEFPDEDGFIPISYAEHWAVIRQIDQVFNPGYACR from the coding sequence ATGTTCCAGGTCGCCTGCCAGCCCTTCCGATGGCCCCTGGCGCTCGCTGCTGCGCTGGTCCTCTCCACGCTGGCGGGCTGTGAGCGCGTCGGTGACTGGGTCGATGGCGAGTGCCAGGAGGGCCAGCTCGACCGCCCCCGCTTCTGCGACCGCGACGGCGACCTGGTCGCCGACCGCGACCCCACGGGCCAGCGCTGGCTCAACCCCGAGACCCTGATCTTTGCCTACACCCCGGTCGAAGATCCGGCGCAGTACCGCGATGTGTGGAACGGCTTCTTAAAACACCTGGAGGCCGAGACCGGCCGACGAGTGCAGTTTTTCCCGGTGGGCTCCAACGCGGCCCAGATCGAGGCGATGCGCGCCGGACGCCTGCACATCGCCGGATTCAACACCGGGAGCCTCCCCCTGGCGGTCAACTGCGCGGGTTTTAAGCCCCTGGCGATGATGGCCGCCGCCGATGGCTCTTTTGGCTACGAGATGGAGCTGATCACCCACGTCGACAGCCCCATCACCTCGGTTGAAAAGCTGCGGGGCCACACCCTGGCCTTCACCTCTCCGACCTCCAACTCCGGCTTTAAGGCCCCCTCGGCGCTGCTGGGATCGGAGTTTGATCTCCAGGCCGAACGCGACTTCGAGGTCGCCTACTCCGGACGCCACGACAACTCACTACTCGGCGTGTTCAACCGCGACTACGACGCCGCCGCGGTGGCCAACGTGGTCACCGACCGCCTCTTTGAGCAGGGCAAAGTCCCCCGCGACCAGATCCGCACGCTCTACACCTCCAAGACCTTCCCCACCACCGGGTTTGGCGTAGCCTACAACCTGCATCCGGAGCTGGAAGAGGCGATTCGCCGGGCTTTCTTCAGCTTCCCCTGGGAGGGCTCGGTGCTCGATGAGGAGTTCCCCGACGAAGACGGCTTCATCCCCATTTCCTACGCCGAACACTGGGCGGTGATCCGCCAGATCGACCAGGTGTTTAACCCCGGCTACGCCTGCCGATAA
- a CDS encoding DegQ family serine endoprotease has product MRKAGSVIALLAATSVACFQPESAPDPEVSAPAVEEAPVDLSALQKIEPTGGADLRVNQAEMAMRLELPDMVAQVMPSVVGIHTERAVRQRSSPFGRSPFGGHPFFGPRGGPQPQERVQEGIGSGVIVDAEGVVITNNHVIEGADTITLTLHDGREFEAEVVGTDPQSDIAVLRFKEAPADLKAIVFGDSDSLRLAESVVAIGNPFGLSSTVTLGIVSAKGRGNMGIVDYEDFIQTDAAINPGNSGGPLVNLRGELVGINTAILSKSGGYQGVSLAIPSTMVQGVMRGLIEEGRVSRGWLGVAIQELTPRLAEALGESGRRQGVVVSDVQPESPAERAGLQRGDIITAIAGRSVDSPAELRNRVGMNQPGTEVEITFVRQGQEMKGRLALGSVDEAQGASAPGSVGAPVEGLSLQALDQGLRAQLRIPAAVREGVVVTEIEPGSPAARLRLRPGDVILEVNRRSVSSPHDVSKHWEASRAQVLVLLYRQGATIFMTLPVD; this is encoded by the coding sequence ATGCGAAAAGCTGGATCTGTGATCGCGTTGCTGGCGGCCACAAGCGTGGCCTGTTTTCAACCCGAGAGTGCCCCGGACCCCGAGGTCAGCGCGCCGGCGGTCGAAGAAGCCCCGGTGGACCTGAGCGCGCTCCAAAAGATTGAGCCCACCGGCGGGGCCGACCTGCGGGTGAATCAGGCCGAGATGGCCATGCGCCTGGAGCTGCCCGATATGGTCGCTCAGGTGATGCCCTCGGTGGTCGGCATTCATACCGAGCGGGCCGTGCGCCAGCGTAGCTCGCCATTTGGTCGTTCTCCCTTTGGCGGGCATCCCTTCTTTGGGCCCCGCGGGGGGCCGCAGCCCCAGGAGCGGGTGCAGGAGGGCATCGGCTCCGGGGTGATCGTGGATGCCGAGGGGGTGGTGATCACCAACAACCACGTGATCGAGGGCGCCGACACCATCACGCTCACCTTGCATGACGGGCGAGAGTTTGAGGCCGAGGTGGTGGGCACCGATCCGCAGAGTGACATCGCGGTGTTGCGCTTCAAAGAGGCGCCCGCCGACTTAAAGGCCATCGTGTTTGGCGACAGCGATTCCCTGCGCCTGGCCGAGTCGGTGGTGGCCATCGGCAACCCCTTCGGGCTCTCGAGTACGGTGACCCTGGGGATTGTCTCGGCCAAGGGGCGCGGCAATATGGGGATTGTCGATTACGAGGACTTCATTCAGACCGACGCGGCGATCAACCCGGGCAACTCCGGGGGGCCGTTGGTGAACCTGCGCGGGGAGCTGGTGGGGATCAACACGGCCATCCTCTCCAAGAGCGGCGGGTATCAGGGGGTGAGCCTGGCCATCCCCTCGACGATGGTGCAGGGGGTGATGCGGGGGCTGATCGAAGAGGGGCGCGTGAGTCGGGGGTGGCTGGGCGTGGCGATTCAGGAGCTGACGCCGCGGCTGGCCGAAGCGCTGGGGGAGAGCGGTCGCCGCCAGGGCGTGGTCGTCAGTGATGTGCAGCCGGAGAGCCCGGCGGAGCGCGCCGGGCTGCAGCGGGGCGACATCATCACCGCGATTGCCGGGCGCTCGGTAGATTCGCCGGCGGAGCTGCGCAACCGGGTGGGGATGAATCAGCCGGGCACCGAGGTGGAGATCACCTTTGTGCGCCAGGGCCAGGAGATGAAGGGGCGTCTGGCGCTGGGGTCGGTCGACGAGGCTCAGGGGGCGTCGGCTCCGGGGTCGGTCGGAGCGCCGGTGGAGGGGCTGAGCCTCCAGGCGCTGGATCAGGGATTGCGCGCCCAGCTGCGGATTCCGGCGGCGGTGCGCGAGGGCGTGGTCGTGACCGAGATCGAGCCGGGCAGCCCGGCGGCGCGCCTGCGTCTGCGCCCGGGCGACGTGATTCTGGAGGTGAACCGCCGTTCGGTGAGCTCGCCGCACGATGTGAGCAAGCACTGGGAGGCCTCCCGCGCGCAGGTGCTGGTGCTCCTCTATCGGCAGGGCGCCACGATCTTTATGACCTTGCCCGTCGACTAA
- a CDS encoding BREX system ATP-binding domain-containing protein, translating to MSSSAPHPDMLWRAYTAARYLVLTPEPRELRCDEPAGALDALPELTPETPWALITAHNPASRLCSPAQNARSHAALTHLIQERGLHHRPTRALDPQGDWPPEEGFLIYPLAPDDALHLARRFGQNAALIGTGTGPVTLLDCRPQPGTGLPPRVVEAMRLGVVPDEAVDAYTVGRHDEIARVNDDLQALTHGAGNLRVLLADYGAGKTHLLEVIARQALAQNFLVARVVLDARACSPGNPGRVYRGLIDQLTYPEHPGAARQGLTPLFERALQSPQARARFALPPLPGPDQDCGELPTPEAHLYLSCALTHFERLQHTPDPPLLDRLMRWVEGQPMGRNRDLDQALRRLKGKHRTVYSLKDYRPWARIYAYLLSGIHVLARDAGYAGLVLLFDEAERFALLSSENREHATNLFKAMAAASLGADAAPFEQDDLRHGGLGVLQTLPARYSPGQGLLALFAMTPDDQGVNALREAAPDDAFVDLNPLGPDDFELLAARVLRLYRQAHTQALPAALDQLLPRIIAGLYRHGLVTSPRQAMKFIVELLDIARHNPGALRPAVAELQGLLGAGTS from the coding sequence ATGAGTTCATCTGCCCCCCACCCCGACATGCTCTGGCGTGCCTACACCGCCGCCCGCTATCTGGTCCTCACTCCCGAGCCCCGGGAGCTTCGCTGCGACGAGCCCGCCGGCGCCCTGGACGCCCTCCCGGAGCTGACCCCCGAGACCCCCTGGGCCCTGATCACCGCGCATAACCCGGCCTCCCGGCTGTGCTCCCCCGCACAAAACGCCCGCAGCCACGCCGCGCTGACCCACCTCATTCAAGAGCGCGGCCTGCACCACCGGCCCACCCGCGCGCTGGACCCGCAAGGCGACTGGCCCCCCGAAGAGGGCTTCCTGATCTATCCCCTGGCCCCCGACGACGCCCTTCACCTGGCCCGACGTTTTGGCCAGAACGCCGCGCTGATCGGCACCGGCACCGGCCCGGTCACCCTCCTGGATTGCCGCCCTCAGCCCGGCACCGGGCTGCCCCCCCGCGTCGTCGAGGCCATGCGCCTGGGAGTCGTCCCCGACGAAGCCGTCGACGCCTACACCGTGGGCCGCCACGACGAGATCGCCCGGGTCAACGACGATCTCCAGGCCCTGACCCACGGCGCCGGCAACCTGCGCGTGCTCCTGGCCGACTACGGCGCCGGCAAAACCCACCTCCTGGAGGTGATCGCTCGTCAGGCCCTGGCCCAGAACTTTCTCGTGGCCCGCGTCGTCCTCGACGCCCGCGCCTGCTCCCCGGGGAACCCCGGCCGCGTCTACCGCGGGCTCATCGACCAGCTCACCTACCCCGAGCACCCCGGGGCCGCTCGCCAGGGGCTCACACCCCTCTTTGAGCGCGCCCTCCAGAGCCCGCAAGCCCGCGCCCGCTTCGCTCTCCCCCCGCTGCCCGGGCCCGATCAAGATTGCGGCGAGTTGCCCACGCCCGAGGCACACCTCTACCTGAGCTGCGCGCTGACGCACTTTGAGCGCCTGCAACACACCCCGGACCCACCCCTTCTCGACCGCCTGATGCGCTGGGTCGAGGGCCAGCCCATGGGCCGAAACCGCGACCTGGATCAGGCCCTGCGCCGCCTCAAAGGCAAGCACCGCACCGTCTACAGCCTCAAAGACTACCGCCCCTGGGCCCGCATCTACGCCTACCTCCTGAGCGGCATCCACGTGCTGGCCCGCGACGCCGGCTACGCCGGTCTGGTGCTCCTCTTTGATGAGGCCGAACGCTTCGCCCTGCTCTCCAGCGAGAACCGCGAGCACGCCACCAACCTCTTCAAAGCCATGGCCGCCGCCAGCCTGGGCGCCGACGCCGCCCCCTTTGAACAAGACGACCTCCGCCACGGCGGCCTCGGGGTGCTCCAGACCCTGCCGGCCCGCTACTCCCCTGGCCAGGGCCTGCTGGCCCTCTTCGCCATGACCCCCGACGACCAGGGCGTCAACGCCCTGCGAGAGGCCGCCCCCGACGACGCCTTCGTCGACCTCAATCCCCTGGGCCCCGACGATTTTGAGCTTCTGGCCGCCCGCGTGCTCCGCCTCTACCGCCAGGCCCACACCCAGGCGCTGCCGGCGGCCCTCGACCAGCTCCTGCCCCGCATCATCGCCGGACTCTACCGCCACGGCCTGGTCACCTCGCCACGCCAGGCCATGAAGTTCATCGTCGAACTCCTGGACATCGCTCGCCATAACCCCGGCGCCCTTCGCCCCGCGGTCGCCGAGCTCCAGGGCCTCCTGGGCGCCGGCACCTCCTGA
- a CDS encoding alpha/beta fold hydrolase, whose amino-acid sequence MSTALSPLPHLHTLEALQKGPLIIGLHGWGGSYHTFDPLRAHLPPQRAFAACDWPGYGRSPAPATYSLDAIVEPVADWLATLRTRHSGPFIGVGSCSGALLGIELLRRHPDQLDHLIMVEPFAFNPWYLKLFLIPGFGRLAYATTFANPLGRWLTNRSLATQGDNQPDLTTVAHTPMRTTLSYLRELDRMGHARRFHEVTTPLTLVHGQHTFGALIRGIPLWQELFPAAPLHVIEGAGHLPLNETPALVARVVEGEVARAQSSRSKPTSLSLSQP is encoded by the coding sequence ATGTCCACCGCCCTTTCTCCCCTCCCCCACCTTCACACCCTCGAAGCCCTCCAGAAAGGCCCCCTGATCATCGGCCTGCACGGCTGGGGAGGCAGCTACCACACCTTCGATCCCCTGCGCGCCCATCTCCCCCCACAGCGCGCTTTTGCCGCCTGCGACTGGCCCGGCTACGGCCGCTCCCCGGCACCGGCCACCTACTCCCTGGACGCCATCGTGGAACCGGTCGCCGACTGGCTCGCCACGCTGCGCACCCGTCACTCGGGCCCCTTTATTGGCGTGGGCAGCTGCAGCGGTGCGCTCCTGGGCATCGAGCTCTTGCGCCGCCACCCCGACCAGCTCGACCACCTGATCATGGTCGAACCCTTCGCCTTCAATCCCTGGTACCTCAAGCTCTTTCTCATCCCGGGCTTCGGGCGCCTGGCCTACGCCACAACCTTCGCCAATCCCCTGGGCCGCTGGCTCACCAACCGCTCCCTCGCCACTCAAGGCGACAACCAGCCCGACCTGACCACGGTCGCCCACACCCCCATGCGCACCACCCTCTCCTACCTGCGCGAACTCGACCGCATGGGCCACGCTCGCCGCTTTCATGAGGTCACCACCCCCTTGACCCTGGTGCACGGCCAGCACACCTTCGGTGCCCTGATCCGCGGCATCCCCCTGTGGCAAGAGCTCTTCCCCGCCGCCCCGCTGCACGTCATCGAGGGCGCCGGCCACCTCCCCCTCAACGAAACACCCGCGCTTGTGGCGCGGGTGGTGGAAGGGGAGGTGGCACGTGCACAATCCTCACGCTCAAAACCTACATCGCTCTCGTTATCACAACCTTAA
- a CDS encoding M15 family metallopeptidase, with the protein MVSHTSRRSMTKLAQIAVLSATALLTFAGCASAQHTQPALGAEQSTGGRVVTTTSEAGICPPGPLESLQGCTLIAGDLVIERYEAPALPDLGSLRRIEGSLIVRQSPQLNHLEGLRNLEAVGGDLMLVGLPGLATLQGLQNLRVLARELHLVEVGVDACEVTRLLQGLRERGYQGRAQVLGVDASAQCPLDPESPALAGASPPGAPGADAVPPALNPTLPPISLPPTSEIRGGHHLETIHPEIALRARLLYALLEHEGIEVIFISGYRRWSPPGGRRLASWHHVGLSFDLNLTHRATMSEANRHYDQDKARWERIGELAEGLGIIWGARYDDIFHFEWHPGHHARMRQDEFDRFRSLAGRKLVDYRQTWELFEPERRDEFPGPPCFGGCFTPPDAGLAELLEALR; encoded by the coding sequence ATGGTCTCTCACACCTCTCGTCGCTCGATGACTAAACTCGCACAGATCGCGGTGCTCAGCGCCACCGCGCTGCTCACCTTCGCCGGCTGCGCCAGCGCGCAACACACGCAGCCGGCCTTGGGGGCCGAGCAATCCACCGGGGGCCGCGTGGTCACTACGACCTCCGAGGCCGGCATCTGCCCGCCCGGCCCGCTGGAATCCCTGCAGGGCTGCACCCTGATTGCCGGCGATCTGGTGATCGAGCGCTACGAGGCCCCGGCGCTCCCCGACCTGGGGAGCCTGCGCCGGATTGAGGGCAGCCTGATCGTGCGCCAGAGCCCGCAGCTCAACCACCTGGAGGGCCTGCGCAACCTGGAAGCCGTGGGTGGCGACCTGATGCTGGTGGGGCTCCCCGGTTTGGCCACCCTCCAGGGCCTCCAGAACCTCCGAGTGCTCGCCAGGGAATTGCATCTGGTGGAGGTGGGCGTCGACGCCTGCGAGGTGACGCGCCTGCTTCAGGGCCTGCGCGAACGTGGCTACCAGGGACGCGCCCAGGTCCTGGGCGTGGACGCCTCGGCCCAATGCCCGCTCGACCCCGAATCGCCCGCGCTGGCGGGCGCTTCGCCCCCCGGCGCTCCCGGCGCAGACGCGGTACCGCCGGCCCTCAACCCCACGCTCCCCCCGATCTCCCTGCCCCCCACCTCCGAGATTCGCGGGGGCCACCACCTGGAGACCATCCACCCCGAGATCGCCCTGCGCGCGCGCCTTCTATATGCGCTGCTCGAGCACGAGGGCATCGAAGTGATCTTTATCTCGGGCTACCGGCGCTGGAGTCCGCCGGGCGGCCGGCGCCTGGCGAGCTGGCATCACGTGGGTCTCTCTTTCGATCTCAACCTGACCCACCGCGCCACCATGAGCGAGGCCAACCGGCACTACGACCAGGACAAGGCCCGGTGGGAACGCATCGGCGAGCTGGCCGAAGGGCTCGGGATCATCTGGGGGGCGCGCTATGACGATATCTTTCATTTTGAGTGGCACCCGGGCCACCACGCCCGCATGCGCCAGGATGAATTCGATCGCTTTCGGAGCCTGGCCGGCCGCAAACTGGTGGACTACCGCCAGACCTGGGAGCTCTTTGAGCCCGAGCGTCGCGACGAGTTTCCGGGCCCGCCCTGCTTTGGCGGCTGCTTCACACCACCGGACGCCGGGCTTGCCGAGCTCTTAGAAGCTCTACGCTAA
- the phnC gene encoding phosphonate ABC transporter ATP-binding protein: protein MLTLQGLHKRYPDGFVALPSVDLQVPRGQLVALIGPSGAGKSTLIRCINRLVEPTAGSVKLGDQELSNLSRAELREARRRIAMIFQDYALVDRLTVMENVLSGRLGYVSFLDSLLRRFPPADVERAFDLLETVGLKGLHDRRADALSGGQRQRVGIARALMQQPELLLVDEPTASLDPRTARQVMQLLSDLCKERDLTAIINIHDVPLARAYTDRIVGLQAGSIVFDGAPAELTDAVLPEIYGGEDWDSDQTHLDTAGEGVAA, encoded by the coding sequence ATGCTTACCCTCCAAGGTCTGCACAAACGCTACCCCGACGGATTTGTCGCCCTGCCCTCGGTCGATCTCCAGGTGCCCCGCGGCCAGCTCGTGGCGCTGATCGGCCCCTCGGGCGCCGGCAAATCCACGCTGATCCGCTGCATCAATCGCCTGGTCGAACCCACCGCCGGCTCGGTCAAACTCGGCGACCAGGAACTCAGCAACCTCTCGCGCGCCGAGCTCCGAGAGGCACGCCGGCGCATCGCGATGATTTTTCAGGACTACGCCCTGGTCGACCGCCTCACGGTGATGGAGAACGTGCTCAGCGGGCGCCTGGGCTACGTGAGCTTTCTCGACAGCCTGCTGCGCCGCTTCCCCCCGGCCGATGTTGAGCGCGCCTTCGATCTTCTGGAGACCGTGGGACTCAAGGGGCTGCATGACCGCCGCGCCGACGCCCTCTCCGGCGGCCAGCGCCAGCGCGTGGGCATCGCCCGCGCCCTGATGCAGCAGCCCGAACTCCTGCTGGTCGACGAGCCCACCGCCAGCCTCGATCCCCGCACCGCTCGCCAGGTCATGCAGCTTTTGAGCGACCTGTGCAAAGAGCGCGATCTCACCGCGATCATCAACATTCACGACGTGCCCCTGGCCCGCGCCTACACCGACCGCATCGTCGGCCTGCAGGCCGGCTCCATCGTCTTTGACGGCGCCCCGGCCGAGCTCACCGACGCGGTGCTCCCCGAGA